The window TACTACCGCATGGTGCCGTTTGCTCAGCCGTTCCTCCAGGTGGTGGAAGAAGCCGTTGGGTCCTTCCAGATCGAAGGGTACCTCGGGGATGAGCACAAAGTTTACCTCGTGGCTGGCCAGGGCAGTATGGGCGGCGATAAATCCCGATTCCCGCCCCATTACTTTTACTAAGCCTATGCCGTTGATCTGGGAGTTGGCTTCCATGTGGGCAGCGGTTACAACTTCTACTGCCTTTGCAACGGCGGTGTCAAAACCAAAGGACCGTTCTATAAAGGCGAAATCGTTATCCACCGTCTTGGGGATACCCACGGTGGCGATCTTCAACCCCCGCCTCTCTATTTCGTTGGCAATGTCCAGGGAACCCCGCTGGGTCCCATCACCGCCGATGGTAAAGAGTATATTCATATTGAGCTGTTCAATGGCATCTACGATTTTAACGACCTCTTTACCGCCGCCCCGGGCGCTTCCCAGGAAAGTGCCACCCAGCTTATGGATATCATCCACTTCTTTCAGAGTAAGTGGCATGATATCAAACTTATATTCCGGCAGGAAACCCTTGTATCCGTAACGAATTCCCGAAACCCGGGTTACCCCGTACCGGGAAAGGCAGCGGACTATGGCCCGAATTACGTCGTTAATCCCCGGACAGAGACCTCCGCAGCTTACTATTCCTGCATGTACATGGTGGGGGGAAAAATAGATCATTTCCCGGGGGCCGGCGCATTCAACAACCTGGCTGCGTTTGATTGTAGCCTGTTCGCCCAGTTTTATCTGGGGTTTGAGAAGGACAAATTCGTCATCCGTGACATAGTTCGCGATCATATCGCCTAAGGTCTTTGACATGGCGATAGGCGAATGGACATTACGACTTCCTAATTCTTCAATAGTAAAATCGAAATTCTCGTTTTCACTCATAGCTGCCCCCTGTTTTCAATGAATATAATACTATAATACTCCTTATATAAGACCCTTTCAATGGGATAAAAAAAAAGGTATATTCTAAATAGCAAATATGGTAAATTTATGCTATATTATTACTATGCTATTAATAGGAGAACAGTATGCTTGAAGAACAGGTTAAAATCGCCCTGGATAATGTCCGCCCTTCCCTGCAGAACGATGGGGGAGATGTGGAATTTGTGTCCCTTTCAGACGATGGGATCGTG is drawn from Treponema primitia ZAS-1 and contains these coding sequences:
- a CDS encoding ATP-dependent 6-phosphofructokinase, coding for MSENENFDFTIEELGSRNVHSPIAMSKTLGDMIANYVTDDEFVLLKPQIKLGEQATIKRSQVVECAGPREMIYFSPHHVHAGIVSCGGLCPGINDVIRAIVRCLSRYGVTRVSGIRYGYKGFLPEYKFDIMPLTLKEVDDIHKLGGTFLGSARGGGKEVVKIVDAIEQLNMNILFTIGGDGTQRGSLDIANEIERRGLKIATVGIPKTVDNDFAFIERSFGFDTAVAKAVEVVTAAHMEANSQINGIGLVKVMGRESGFIAAHTALASHEVNFVLIPEVPFDLEGPNGFFHHLEERLSKRHHAVVIVAEGALQDQLIKEVKTDAGGNVKMVDVGTYMRDRIQKYFDDKKIETNLKYIDPSYMIRSAPAAPSDSIYCERLGNAAAHAAMAGKTKLIIGLVNNEFVHLPTKVVISHRSHVDPEGALWRDTLDATHQPVLMINNFQSDTLFTNEFSIPI